One Anopheles marshallii chromosome 3, idAnoMarsDA_429_01, whole genome shotgun sequence genomic region harbors:
- the LOC128710959 gene encoding charged multivesicular body protein 4b: MSFFGKLFSGKKGEPAPTPSEAIQKLRDIENMLTKKQEFLEKKIEVEIDTARKNGTKNKRAAIQALKRKKRYEKQLQQIDGTLSTIEMQREALENANTNAEVLKTMKKASDALKVTHKDMNIDDVHDLMDDIAEQNDIANEISNAVSTAVGFGQDIDEDELEKELEELEQEELDKELLGVQPETDELPEVPSTDLPAKAKEKEKKKGSLQL; this comes from the exons ATGAGTTTCTTTGGAAAGTtattttcggggaaaaaaggCGAACCAGCGCCGACCCCGAGCGAAGCGATACAGAAGCTGCGGGACATAGAAAATATGCTCACAAAGAAGCAAGAGTTCCTAGAGAAGAAAATCGAGGTCGAGATTGATACAGCCAGAAAAAATGgtaccaaaaacaaacgag CGGCCATCCAAGCACTGAAGAGGAAGAAGCGATATGAGAAACAGCTACAGCAAATTGATGGTACACTTTCGACAATTGAAATGCAGCGAGAAGCGTTGGAAAATGCGAACACAAACGCAGAAGTACTGAAAACGATGAAGAAGGCTTCCGATGCGCTTAAAGTTACCCATAAGGATAT GAATATTGACGATGTGCACGATCTAATGGACGACATTGCTGAACAGAACGATATTGCAAACGAAATATCCAATGCCGTATCTACTGCCGTTGGCTTCGGTCAGGATATCGATGAGGATGAGCTGGAGAAGGAGCTCGAGGAGCTCGAGCAAGAGGAGCTTGACAAGGAACTGCTTGGAGTGCAGCCCGAAACAGACGAACTACCAGAAGTTCCCTCCACGGACTTGCCAGCCAAGGCCaaggagaaggagaaaaagaaaggtaGCTTACAACTGTGA
- the LOC128712700 gene encoding proton-coupled folate transporter-like: protein MDDNEGRSEEISVVDPVTERTPPILERKYRYIILEPAVLLIFFAWNVASAVFANQIVYQTCTAALGKNESLCDQLGTENETEEILELEKAVQPYAANIMMAKSLVESIVPALCSMFIGPWSDRFGRKPVLVSCFTGAFLTYAIVALISYLSMYYTINPWYYVLASITTALSGGTCALITGVFCYIADVTQEKNRATKMAIVEAAVFTGLLAGTLSSSYILRWTNGATVFTVAAGSVLLGLLYIIFYIEESIKPNELSETNSKLRELFRLDLVSELMQTCFKRRPNYDRLIIWLVIMALGANIFAMDGSQTVFLLFLRERFGWTVKDYSFYDATSIVFMIVGNTIGLYVIRKLFNLSVTMLAALGFCFYAINSTVHGLASEPWQLYMGVAICFMKGIAGPMSRAVISNTAPPNDIGKIFSLTTSIESITPLFSAPLYTFVYKGTLSWYPGAFNLITATVYFTCSCLMIFARIFQSMYQTTTYTSIN, encoded by the exons ATGGATGACAATGAAGGTAGAAGTGAAGAAATTTCGGTCGTAGATCCGGTGACGGAACGAACGCCGCCGATACTGGAACGGAAGTATCGATATATAATACTTGAACCAGCTGTTCTGCTGATATTCTTCGCCTGGAATGTTGCGT CTGCTGTCTTTGCAAATCAAATCGTGTACCAAACTTGTACCGCTGCTTTAGGCAAAAATGAATCGCTCTGCGATCAACTTGGTacggaaaacgaaacggaagagATTCTGGAGCTGGAAAAGGCGGTCCAACCGTACGCGGCTAACATCATGATGGCAAAATCGTTGGTGGAATCGATCGTGCCCGCACTGTGCAGCATGTTCATTGGTCCATGGTCGGATCGATTCGGCCGAAAACCGGTGCTAGTTTCTTGTTTTACGGGTGCCTTTTTAACCTACGCTATTGTCGCGCTGATTAGCTACCTTTCCATGTACTACACAATCAACCCATGGTATTATGTGTTAGCCTCGATCACGACGGCATTGTCCGGTGGAACCTGTGCGCTGATTACCGGGGTGTTTTGTTACATTGCCGATGTAACTCAGGAGAAAAATCGCGCTACAAA AATGGCTATCGTAGAAGCGGCTGTGTTTACCGGACTGCTGGCGGGAACCTTGAGCAGCAGCTATATTCTCCGCTGGACAAATGGAGCCACCGTGTTTACAGTTGCAGCCGGGTCAGTGCTTCTCGGCTTGCTGTACATTATATTTTACATCGAGGAAAGCATAAAACCGAACGAACTGAGTGAAACGAACAGCAAATTGCGGGAACTGTTCCGGCTGGATTTAGTTTCCGAGCTTATGCAGACGTGCTTTAAGCGACGACCGAATTACGATCGCTTGATCATTTGGCTGGTAATTATGGCACTCGGAGCTAACATCTTCGCTATGG ATGGGTCCCAGACGGTGTTTCTGCTCTTCTTACGAGAACGCTTCGGATGGACAGTAAAAGACTACTCGTTTTACGATGCAACCAGCATTGTGTTCATGATTGTTGGCAATACGATCGGTTTGTACGTTATACGGAAGCTTTTCAACTTATCCGTCACTATGCTTGCCGCCCTCGGGTTTTGCTTCTATGCTATCAACAGCACAGTTCACGGGCTGGCATCTGAACCATGGCAATTGTACATGGGTGTAGCGATTTGCTTTATGAAAGGAATTGCAGGTCCTATGAGCAGGGCCGTTATCTCAAATACGGCACCGCCAAATGATATTGGAAAGATTTTCTCGCTGACAACATCGATCGAATCGATAACTCCGCTGTTTTCGGCACCACTGTACACCTTCGTGTACAAGGGTACTTTGTCGTGGTATCCGGgcgcatttaatttaatcactGCCACCGTCTATTTCACCTGTTCGTGCCTAATGAT ATTTGCAAGAATTTTCCAAAGTATGTATCAAACCACTACATACACATCAATTAATTAA
- the LOC128714114 gene encoding LOW QUALITY PROTEIN: proton-coupled folate transporter-like (The sequence of the model RefSeq protein was modified relative to this genomic sequence to represent the inferred CDS: inserted 2 bases in 1 codon; deleted 1 base in 1 codon) has product MIFAHEPQHARQLRHCLVLNDIKRNKQKSIEHSMCGKNLITYLPKQHGQCNAILISFRHRISGTVITMEEGRSDSVYSSGEEDLFAKQSLARLRNSARWREQAQYISFEPALLMFCFAMSISGVXVIDAILRNTVMCNCVLYSAEVVLANHIILQTCIVEGFDNSDCQLLNMDSNSSQRAIIETKVQPIAANVTMVIVIIKSVLPALSALLLGAWSDRYGRKPTLLIASGGVLCSFLLLTMLTFLSMRVTVTPWYYTAAYLPFSLLGGMTVITAAAFSYLSDVTNEQTRTMRMGFMEASMMTGALLGFLSSSYILEWLNVPATFLIATVLIVLAIVYVIFCTEDSIILSNDSSTKEKLRDLVSCERVRELSGTFFMRRSGYVREILWAVVLLTGLTELAGGNGGVFYMFTRRKFGWDLKQYSYFQFTDILIIILGNVVGIPILKQLLHCSDTTVAIVSIASYIIDSLIMGFATSGWMLYLAVSITVLKGTDGAALMTICSTILPTGDMAKFFTMALSLTAVVPLISAPLFTFVYDSTIQSAPEIFNFVAAGFFGVGLLLMIVITNLIRRFYQPELLL; this is encoded by the exons ATGATCTTTGCACATGAGCCACAGCACGCAAGGCAACTTAGGCATTGTTTGGTTCTCAACGATATtaaaaggaacaaacaaaaatcaatcgaaCACAGCATGTGTGGTAAGAATTTGATAACCTACCTCCCCAAACAGCACgggcaatgcaatgcaattctGATTTCTTTTCGACATCGG ATCAGTGGTACAGTGATCACCATGGAAGAAGGACGCTCCGATAGTGTGTACTCCAGTGGCGAAGAGGACCTTTTCGCCAAGCAGAGCCTGGCGAGGTTGCGAAATTCCGCCCGTTGGCGTGAGCAGGCACAGTACATTAGCTTCGAGCCAGCACTGTTGATGTTCTGCTTTGCCATGAGTATATCAGGTGT GGTTATTGATGCGATCCTGCGGAATACCGTGATGTGTAATTGTGTCCTGTATTCGGCAGAGGTCGTGCTGGCGAATCACATCATCCTGCAGACGTGCATCGTGGAAGGATTCGATAATAGCGACTGCCAACTGCTTAACATGGATTCGAATTCTTCCCAGCGGGCAATCATCGAAACGAAGGTGCAACCCATAGCCGCCAATGTAACGATGGTGATAGTGATTATAAAATCTGTCCTGCCCGCACTGAGCGCTCTGCTGCTCGGTGCATGGTCCGATCGATATGGGCGGAAGCCTACGTTGCTGATCGCGAGtggtg GTGTATTGTGttcctttcttcttctaaCGATGCTAACGTTCCTATCGATGCGGGTCACCGTGACCCCATGGTATTACACCGCGGCTTATCTTCCGTTCTCGCTGCTGGGCGGTATGACCGTGATTACAGCCGCTGCCTTCAGCTACCTTTCCGATGttacaaacgaacaaacccGCACCATGCGCATGGGCTTTATGGAGGCGTCCATGATGACCGGGGCGCTGTTGGGATTCCTTTCCAGCAGCTACATCCTGGAATGGTTGAACGTGCCGGCTACCTTTCTGATTGCTACCGTACTGATTGTGCTAGCGATCGTGTACGTTATATTCTGCACTGAGGACAGCATCATATTAAGTAACGATAGCTCCACGAAGGAGAAACTGCGGGACCTTGTGTCTTGTGAACGGGTACGGGAACTATCGGGTACATTTTTCATGCGCCGATCGGGCTATGTGAGGGAAATTTTGTGGGCCGTTGTGCTGTTGACCGGACTCACGGAGCTTGCCGGTGGTAATGGGGGTGTGTTTTACATGTTTACAAGAAGAAaattcggatgggatttgaaACAGTATAGCTACTTTCAGTTTACGGACATACTGATTATCATTTTGGGTAACGTTGTAGGAATTCCGATACTGAAGCAG ctgctgcacTGTTCAGATACTACCGTAGCGATAGTGTCGATCGCCAGTTACATTATCGATTCGCTGATTATGGGATTTGCAACCAGCGGATGGATGCTGTATCTCGCTGTATCGATCACCGTCTTGAAGGGAACCGATGGAGCTGCACTTATGACGATCTGTTCTACAATACTTCCTACCGGAGATATGGCCAAGTTCTTCACCATGGCCCTATCATTGACTGCCGTCGTCCCGCTGATATCGGCGCCATTGTTTACATTCGTGTACGACAGCACCATACAATCTGCTCCGGAAATATTCAACTTCGTTGCTGCCGGGTTCTTTGGCGTGGgactgttgttgatgat AGTTATAACGAATCTCATTCGTCGATTTTATCAGCCAGAACTGCTTTTGTag